The sequence TTTGAACAAGATTGAGACCCTGCAGGAGACCTTTTTGGATTTTGCTCAAATGTGAACCTTAACTTTGTTATGTAAACTGGGGGAGTGACACACCTCCCTGCTtaccctctcctgcccccaccaaaacaaaaaatgaaccaTCCCCTGGAAATTCTCGAATTGTATTTCCCTTTGACTCTACACTGTATAATTTTTGTTCTGAAATTTCAGAACCaaaaagtatgtatatttttacttCTAATATTACCATTGATTACCTGTTTAGTTGCAATAGATGACGTGTATTTAGACATTTTTAAATACCTTGAGAAGGGCTTGAGATTTTTGTTTATCAAAAGGGGAGCACAGGATAAAAAGATTGAGAAATGAAGCTTTCTGTGACTCTTTGACAAAGCTAAAATAGATTAGGTCCCAAAGtggggttttgtgtttttgttttctttgatctgcatcatttaattaaaaaaaattctggttgTATTTTACTGAGATATGATTCATGTATGAAAAAATTCACAGGGTTTTGCAACCATctgattccagaacattttcatcaccccaaaaagaaatcctgtacctATTAGCTGTTACTCCCCATACTCCTATCCCtttggcaactactaatctactttccgtctccatggacacttcatataaatggaattatgcaacacgtggccttttgtgtctggcttccttcagtTAGCACACGGTTagctatgttgtagcatgtatcagtatcgcgttcctttttattgccaaataatattccactgtctggatataccccattttgtttatccattcattagttgatggacatttgggttattcccACATTTTTAGTATTATGATTAATgccaaaatatttgtgtacaagttttacATTTgtccagcattttattttttggaccATTCATGTGTAAGTTTTTACATAaacatgttttcaattttcttgggtatatacccaggagtggaattgatggctcattcatttaattttttaagttttgacaCTTGTGTCATTTTACCCACAACACACTGTCATCTTGGGTTCCAGGGTACTgaatgtcttagtccattcaggctgctgtaacagaatgcCATGAACTgggtggcttgtaaacaacagaaatttatttctcatagttctgaaggctgggaagtccaaggtcatggTGACAGgagattcggtgtctggtgagagcctgcttttgttttatagatggtgtctccctgtgtcctcactgggggaaggggtgagggaggtctctggggtcttttttataagagcactaatcccattcatgagggctccaccctcatgaccttccCAGAAGCCCTACCTCCAGGTACCATCACCTTAGGGgctaggtttcaacatatgaatttggggggatacaGACATTCAGATCATAGCACTGAATATTTCCCTGAATACAACTTGGGTTGTTTTCTACAGACTCATTAGAGACTCTCTACCTGCCTCTCCTCACTCCTGCCCTCTACATCAGGAGCTTCCCCGGGCCTGGTGCTCATCAGGGCTTGTGTGGAGAGATGGGCCGTGGGTCTGGCTGGCTGCCAGAGTTTCCCATTGGATCAGCTCAGATATCTCTTGGAAAAACATCTCAAATGTGATTTTCTGCTACCAATCTTTGCTAGGTAAAGACCTCCGTGTTCTTCCCTCCATCTTATTTTTCTGTGCCATACTCTGCTGTGTTTATAGGAACTTCATTTCGCACTCAAGAACTGTCAGAATAACTCACATTTCTTTCTTGGCTGTTATTCACTCTGCATACAGATCtgctactttttttcccccacgtttctttttttaatttatttttttaattgttggctgtgttgggtcttcgttgttacgcacgggctttccctagctgtggcgagcgggggctactcttcgttgtggtgtgcgggcttctcgttgcggtggcttctctcgttgcggagcacaggctctaggcgcgtgggctcagtagttgtgtcacgcgggccctagagcgtgcgggcttcagtagctgcagttcgtgggctcagtagttgtggtctgcgagcttagtagttgtggcgcacgggctaagttgctccacggcatgtgggatcttcccggaccagggctcgaacactggcaggcaggctctcaaccactgtgccaccagggaagcctggtttaTGGGTTTTGGGAGGGAGACCCCTGAGCCCAGTTTTGGActaatggctgattctagggctgggCTAGGGAGAATACAAGATGGGCCTGGAAtatcttgtagtgccagaaagtgcttgaaaaataaaaggatgggcaTGTCAGTGGGGcacaaaagaaatggaaagcgcTCCCATGGCCAGAGCTGGAACAGTTTGAGCAACAGAATAACTAGCGTGTCTGTTTGTTGTGTGCCTGCCAGGGCTGTGCTGGCTGATGCCGTCAGCGGAGCCGCCTGGAGGCGCACTCAGcagcaggggtggagggaggctgAGGGCTGACAAACTGGGATGGCTGACATTAGAAATCAGCGTGACCTCTGCCTTAACCCTCTCAGCTCTCTACTGTGATGGGCTGCAGAATAGTGTTTCCTCAGAAAGGTAGTTTCTAGATCAAACTTTagtaggaggttttttttttggcagtgtcctgcggcttgtggaatctcagttccccgaccagggattgaacccgggccacgagagtgaaagcccagaatcctaaccactagaccaccagggaactccctagcagtttcttattttaaacatacctttttttaaaaataaatttatttatatttatttatttatttttggctgtgttgggtctttgttgctgcgcgcgggctttctctagttgcggtggcttctcttgttgcggagcacaggctctaggtgcgtaggcttcagtagttgtggcacacaggctcagtagttgtggctcgcgggctctagagctcaggctcagtagttgtggtgcatgggcttagttgctccacagcatgtgggatcttcctggaccagggcttgaacccgtgtcccctgcactggcaggcggattcccaaccactgtgccaccagggaagccctcttattttaaataaactcttatcagtcttttcttttagTTCTCTGCCATTTTATTCATAGAACGCTCTTTACCTTCACCTGTATGCATATAGACCTTtgcctaaattttattttagtttctcgTGGGTTTTTTAACCTTTAATTCTTTATGCAATATGGAATTTATTTTAGTGTATAGTGAGGGTAGGAATgcatctcccccccccccccccgccccccaaatagCCAGTTGTCTTAGCGCTGTTTTTTATATAACCCACCTTTGGTTATAATGGCTTAGCTTAGAAATAAGAGAGCTATGGAGCAGTATAAATATATGTGCCATTGTGTGCTTCCCTCTGAAGAAGCAGCGTGCACAGTTGAATCCATGTGATGGTGGCTTGGATGGGAGATGAAGAAACTGTCACGATTGAGGAGTGCCAGAGGAGTAGTGTGAGGTGTGAGCCGGGGAGATGGAAGATTTGGAGAGTCCTATGCCTGTCACACAATATTTGAAACGTTATCTTGTGGATGAGATAGTAAatgtattttgtgtttattttagagGGAAGAAGTTGGCTCAGTGGGTAGAAGTTACAAGGAGGGAGATATCAACTCAGCAAAAGGAATAACTTTCTAACTAAATACTGGAACAATCTAACAAGGAACTGACTATCTTGCAGAGTACTGAGTTAGTTATAGGAAGTGTGTCTGCAGACCTTGAGCAGTCATTTATTAGGGAAGTTCCTGATTCCTCAGCTCCTGGGTGGGAGATTGCATTGATTACTGAGTGGTTCCTATGTGTCTGTCAGCTGCTGTGCTTAGTGCCCCATCTACACTCGCCCATGTTCATAAAAGCCTGGAGAGGGAGGTCTGCTAACCACTGAGACCCCAGGAGGTTTGGGGACTTCGCCCATGCTGCGGTGATGGCTGGTGGCGGAGCCAGGCTCCTTCCTGTCCACAACACCTGTCATCTCATTTCTCAGGAGAGCTAAGTGCCCCCCAAAAGcatttggattctcattttcttttaagagtaaGTTTGAAAAAAAACTGCCTTAAGCGACTCTttttttgatgtgtgtgtgtgtgtgtgtgtgtgtgtgtgtgtgtgtgtgtatgtatgtgtgtatacacatgcgTCCAGATAACGTTTGTATTCATTACTCTTGTGTATGGTTAAAGCCATTACGAGAGTGTGTGAGCATGCAGTGCCCTGGGGCCAGTTTTGTTACATGTTCCTTAAGGAATTAAAATTGGGTTTCTCTAAATGTATTTACTTAATTGAGGCATTCCCTCAATTAAAGTGGTAagtctttctcattttgttttcttttttacctaCCTAAGTCctgccttttgtggttttcaTACTTTTGTATAAACACTGTCCCCCTTTCTCTTTTACGTCAACAAAAGTGCCCTCTCTTCCCTTTTCAGCCACTGCTGTAACCTGTAGAGGTGTGACACTGACCATCTTTATGGCTGGACAGAATTTAACCTGCAGAGCTATGACTTACTGCCCATTCATGCCCCAAGAGCCTTGGTTTTCCGGAGGTGATTTGAGCAGTGAAGTCGCGCCATTTATTACTAGGTCTAGAGACTCTCCTCTGCGTCCCTTTGGGTTTAACATTGCTGGGAAAGACTGAGAAGTTGCTGGCGAGGTGTTTGGCTTTCTGAGCAGAGGCATCGAACCTTGGGCCAGCAGAGGGCTGGGAAGTAAGTGCCGTGGGTCTTGATGGATGGCTCCGTGGCATGGTCACTGATGCCCTCCTCACTCTCCTGACTGCTGCCGTGGCCCCCTCGCCCTGGCTCTTGCCTTCAGAACGCAGGTGTGCTGTGGCCTCACTCCTGTGCGGCTCTAGTCTTATCACCGTGAGCGTGCCTGGCTCACAGCGACCTGCAGCCCGGTGCAGCTGCTCGCAGGCAGCAGGAGCGTGCACATCTCTGCCTCACCCGTTGCCAGGAGTGCCCCGCACTTCGTCTAGAGAAGATGTGCTCATTTGCTAAGGACAGCTCTCCTGGGGGTGGCGGTCGGGGGTCGTTTCTTTCGGGTATCTGGCCTCCCCTTTCCCGTGGAAGTGCTgctgccccctcaccccccatGCCCCCCCCGTAAGTCCTGTCACCTGTAAAGTGTCCTTAGCTCTGGGTGGGTGTGTTCATTTACTTGTCTTCTCTTTACCTGCATGTCCCTGAGGGTGAGGCCCTTGTCACCCTGTATAAGCCAGGGCCTCGCTCAGAGTATGTTGTAGTAAAACACTTTTATGGTCTAGGTTGGGGAAGAAGAGCATAAACGTTGCATCGTTAGGAAGTAATACATAAATGTGTTGCTGCCGAAAGTGGAGAAGGAGTtcttcatttttggttttttttctttctctagggaCACCAGTTCTGGGAAGTGAACCTTAGGCAGTGCTCAGATCCACACCTTAACCTAGTGGTATTGAGTCCTGTTCATTGGAAGCTGGTTCTAAAatgtttccttcattcattcagcaaacatataTTTAGCGTTTACTGTGTGACGGGCTGGGAATATAGTGCTGAACAAGACAAATGAggtccctgctctcctggagtTTGCAGTGCAGTTGGAGAGCTATGAGATAAATAAGTATGTAACAAATCTAATAATATTACACTGTCAGGTAGAGGAGTCGCCtctgttcttttgttgttttctggGCTCTTTGTGTTATGGAGGTGGATTTCTGAATAGTCCTACAGACAGCTTCTAAACTTCCAAAGTTTAGTCTTTGTGTTATGcaaaaaaatcagttttccagTATGAAACGGGGGGTGCAAGGACAGATGTGACCCTGTTATCAGCTACTCGCAGCCTTTACTCCCAAGTCCTAGAATGTGGGGTCTGTAGTCACTGCTTCAGCACTGCTCCCCCAGAGTCCCCTGGTggcctggtggttaggactcggcgctttcactgccgtggcccaggttcaacccctggtcggggaactaagatcccacaagccacgcagcgtggcccaaaaaaaaaaaaaaaaaaaaccaaccactgCTTCCCTTccctaaataaatagataaataaaatttaaaaaaacccaaaaaacacttACAGTCTCTACCTTCCTGTTCCTTACAGTCCAGCaggagagactttttttttttttttttaaattacactatactaggtgtgctttatttatttatttatttatttatggctgtgttggatctttgtttctgtgggagggctttctctagttgtggcaagcgggggccactcttcatcgtggtgcgcgggcctctcactatcgtggccttccttgttgcggagcacaggctccagacgcgcaggctcagtagttgtggctcacgggcccatttgccccgcggcatgtgggatcttcccagaccagggcccgaacccgtgtctcctgcattggcaggcagattctcaaccactgcgccaccagggaagccccaggagagacttttatttaaaaaaaaaaaaaaaaaaaaaaattcagacataAGCCAGAAAAGTAATTAATTTGGTCtgcaaaggaaaaacagaaacagtaCAGAATATAGTACTTCCAGGTAATAAATCAcaatacacatatttattattcacctataaaaatgttaattcagaAGTCTTCACACATGCATTTCATTAAAGGTGTAACATAAATTAAGCCTCTAATGAGatgtctatcttttttttctttatccatcctagAATGTATGACAACATGTCCACAATGGTGTACATAAAGGAAGACAAGTTGGAGAAGCTTACGCAGGATGAAATTATTTCTAAGACAAAGCAAGTAATTCAGGGCCTGGAGGCTCTGAAGAATGAGCACAATTCCATTTTACAAAGTTTACTGGAGACACTGAAGTGTTTGAAGAAAGATGACGAAAGTAATCTGGTGGAAGAGAAATCAAACATGATCCGAAAGTCACTGGAAATGTTGGAGCTTGGCCTGAGTGAGGCACAGGTATAAGTCTCAGCTATGAACATGAACTTGCCAGTCTGGAAAAGTGGAGATTTTGTTTGACATATGAGGTTTAACTAAACTAGAGGGCAGATACTTATAGAATAATAGAAATCAGCTTATATGTGGGTTATGTATGTTATACAAATGATGATTTGGGCatgtctaaattttaaaaagtagagcgAAAATAGAGGTAACTCTGTCAGTTAGGATTTGATTTGGCTGcatatatcaaaaaacaaaaacagtggctTAAATATCATAGTCATATGTAAAGCACATATTGAGGTGGGCTGTCCCAGATAGGTACTATAGCTGTATGGTTGTCAAGGGTACCCAGGCCCCTGCCACCTGCTGCACTACACCCCAGCCAGCCTGTCTCGTGGGCTAAGACAGAGTCCCAGCTGCAGCCACGTGACCCCACTCTAGGACTGCGAAGGGGCAGGAAGGGTGTGCCTCCTCCCTTTACCTCCTTGAAGTGTGCGTGGCACTCTGCTTACATCTCATTGGACAGAACTTGGTTCCGTGGGCACACCTAGTTGTGAGAGACACTGGGGAATTTTGTCTTGCCCCTTAGAGTTCCAGGTTCTTAAGCCTGAGGAAGAAGGGTGAATGTTGGCCAACAGCTCATAGTCTCTGCAGTACCCCAAGACAAGATTGTCTAATGCACTTGACTAAACCTTTGTTTCTATCCTGCTAGACATAGAGatgaaaaaattggaaacatttaggtgtgccccctgccccccggcCATAACTTTCAGCTTTGCCAACATATTTTAGGTAAAATTAAATACACTAAAAattggcttctttctttcttagcttTCTTCTTGTATAGTGAATGAATGAGGCAGAAGTGGGGCTTCTGGTTTACCAGTTCCTGCTTTCCCAGAGGAAATCATTCTGTACCAAAGTGATGGCCATACCCTGATTTTAGAATTCTTCATCCTAAGCATGTTACAGATTCTAATTGTAGGACTTTGTCTATTGTAAATCTCTTATTTTGCAAGCTGTGTTGAAAAGCGATATAGGGGTGAACCTCCTTTTTTAGTTTGGCAGATATTGGGgttaaaagaagaaggaggaaagagcCCCACCTTCTAGAGTTTCAGGTTTTAGACCTAGGAGGATAATAAAGAGGGAGGGGCAGGTGCACGGTCTGCAGAGAGAACAGACCGAAGCCGGCTTTCCTCCCCAACTCTTTCAGCCCTTATCCTCCCAGGCAGGCCCGTCCCTGAGACCCATCAGTGCACCCCAGGCAGAGCCCAGTAGGGACCTCCGCTTATGAGTGCGTCAGGGCGTCCTGACTCTTGGTGCTGGCCACACCACAGAGCCTTTGTCCCTTCCCCTGCAGTGGCGAGGAAGACTTGTCTGTGCGCCCCGCCCCAGCTCCACCACCAGCCCCTCACAGAGTGACCTGCACTCTGCACACGTGTGCAGGTGTGTGCATGTGCTCTCACCCGTGGCAAAGGGTCTCTGAGAAATTCTGTTGGCGCCATctacataaaaagtaaaaaaaacacaGCTTCATCAGTACAGTAGCTGCCTGTCCATTGCTAGTCCATTCGAGATGCtttctaaacagaaaaaaaatgcatttttcataGATGTTCTGAGCATGTGATATTCTTGATCACGCCCTGAATGTAGCCTGTGACTAAAGTGTGGAAATAGAAGTAATGGCAAATTGTACTTGTATGTACTTCGGAGCACATGTCTGCAGGTGTCAGCTAGAGCTACAACCCCAGGATGCTTGTGGAGACGGGAGGTGGCGTTTGTTGGACTGAGTAGTGCAGTGCTGTCAGCGTTTCTGTCTGTCTAGGTTATGATGGCTCTGTCAAATCACCTGAATGCCGTCGAGTCGGAGAAGCAGAAGCTGCGTGCACAGGTTCGTCGTCTGTGCCAGGAGAATCAGTGGCTGCGGGATGAATTGGCCAACACGCAGCAGAAATTGCAGAAGAGTGAGCAGTCTGTGGCTCAactggaggaagaaaagaagcatCTGGAATTCATGAATCAGCTAAAAAAATACGATGATGACATTTCTCCATCAGTAAGTGGTTCTGTAGGAATGCAGTATTGACAGTTACCACGTTATCGGCGGTAGATTGTTTCAGTAAAGCCGGCAGTgttttcctctcccctccagcGATTGTGTTTAACAAGACCAAGGATTAAGGGTCTTGGGACTGAGTCCCTGGGCAAGTCATATAAGTCTCTCTGGAGTAGTTTTTTcgtatgttttttttttgaacgatggtcagaaaatgtaaaaatactttgtaaatataaaataaatgcaaagaggCGCCATTGCCTTCAACGAGGCCTGTCGCAGCTTGAGATCCCCTGAACATCCTCACCCTTTGCAGTCTGGCTTCCGTGCCCATCACGCTGCGGGGATGCTTTTCCTTTAACAGTGCCCTGATCCAGTCGCCTGTAATCCAGACTCGGGACTACCTCTGTAGTTTATGGTGGAGCTTCACTTTCTCTTTGAAACCCTCTCCCCTGCTCCCAGGACACCACTTGGTTCTCCTGGTCCCTCGCTCATGCCTCCTTCTTGGCCTCTCCTGTGGTTCCTGGATGTTAGGGTTCCCCAAGGATCTTGGtcttttccttcatctgttgGCTCTCTCTGGATGTTCATCCCAATCTCGATTACTATTTTTCGTTTACTGTTTATTTCTGAttcagttaacttttttttaaagtaaccttctttattttggaataattttagattcacagaaaagTCGGAGGTGAGGCCTCTGGGAGGTAGTGTGGATTAGATGCGGTCATGAGGATGGGGCCACCATGATGACATTAGTTACACAAAGAGGAAGAGACCCTAGGTCTCTTGACGTGATACTGTAAAGAGAATTCCCACATGCCCTTCACCCAGGTTCCCCTAGTGTTAACATCTTGTATCACCACGTTACGTATCTGAGTTAACTTGGGGCACTGTCTGTCTCCAGAATACCGTAGGCTGCATGGCTTAAACAGTAGACACTTAATTTCTCCTGGTTCTGGAAGCtgcaagtctgagatcagggtgacaGCTTGGTCGGTTTCTTGGTGAGGGCCTTCTTCCTGGTGTGTCTTCATGTGGCCTCCCTGGTGCATGtgtgcaaagagagagagagagacctaggGTCTCTTCCTCTTTGTGTAACTAATGTTGTCATGGTGGCCCCATCCTCATGACCGCATCTAATCCACACTgcctcccagaggccccacctccagataccatcacattgacgattagggcttcaacatatgaatttgtgggtgGGGAGGACAAACATTCAGTCCCTAGCAGTACGTTTGTTAAAAGTAAGAAATTAACGTTGCTACATTACTATTAACGAAACTACAGCCTTTCTTTGGATTTCAACAGTCCTTCCATTAGTGTCCCTTTTCTGCTCTAGAATCCAATCCAGGATTTCACATGGTATTTTgagctaacatttttttaatgcctaCATAGTTCTAGGTATGTTCACTACATAATCTTTCTACCATTGAGTTCCACATTTGTGTCTGCAGTCTGAGCCCTCATCCTAAGACTGTAGGAATGGTTTTGTGTATTGTGCCAGCAGACCTACACTTGCCTTGTGTCTTAGCTTAGGCTACCATAaccaaataccatagactaggtggcttaaacagcagatcATTTACTTTCTCAtagatctggaggctggaagtcagatatcagggtgccagcatggctggtttctggtgaggacccttttcccagcttgcagacagctgtcttcttACTATGTTTGCACATGGCagggtgtgggtgtggggggagggagagctaGCTCTCTGATGTCTCTTATTATTAGGGTACCAATCCCATCGTGAGGGCCTCACCCTCGTGATTTTATCTAACCTAATtccctccaaataccatcacactgggggttaggacttcaacatgatTTTGGGCACAATTAGTCCATAGCACCCTGTTTTATGAGGCATACTGTATTTCTCCCTTGCATCTCTAGGTCAGGAGCAACTGAATGTTTTGATTTAAAAGACATAACTCCTGTAGGTTGCTGTGGGAATAAGAATAGAGAAGTTGATTCACCTGGAAAACTGGATAACATTGAGCAGGGGAAAGCTGGTCTCATAGAATCAGagacatttaaaacttttaatttggaAAACGTGTCTAGCTTGGAGAAGAGATACAATGAGCTAACCCTGCCTCCCCTTTTAGGGGGTTCGCATGAGAATTTTTCTGCCCTGTTCCTCCTACCGCTGCTGGTGCATTTCCTTAGCATGAGGAGTTCTCCTGTGGGACCCAGGGCCGGGGTTAGATTCAGGAGGTTGAACCCAGGCGCAgtgcttcctctctcctctgcagCCCAGATTCCATTTTTGCCGATTGTCTCAGCAGAGTCCTTGATGACGTTTTTCGCTCATTCCAGGATCCAGTTCAGGACCACACGTTGGACATAGTGGTCACGTTCCTTTAGTCATCTTTCATCTGGAACAGGTCCTTTCACAGAAAGAAGAAAGcctgtctttgtctttcatgacactGGTATTCTTGAAGAATACAGGCCAGTTACTTCATAGATTgttcctcagtttgggtttgtctagTGTTTCCTCATGAGTGTGTTTGGACTGTGTGTCCCAGATGGGAATGTTATAAAAGTGACGTGTGCCTCTCAGGTCCCTTCCAGAGGCAGATGGTGTCCGTCTGTGCCAGGGCGATGCTGAGTTCTCACCTGGTCAAGCTGCTGTCTGTTCTCTCCATCGTGTGGTCACTCATTTTACCCGAAGGCTCATCTGTGGGGGACACGAGTCATAGGCTGTCACACTGCTCTTAGGGGTCCTGCGGTGGAgatgctgggtggggaggggtgtgtcCAGTCTGCCAGTTCTGTGGTGTTCAGAGAtttgccattttaatcatttggtttccaaataaaatttatttcaagtaAGGGCTTCCCTGCTCTTTGAACTTCTGTAGGACACGGGTGACGACTAAGGCACAGAGATGCCATCGTGATCTGTTCTGCCACTCCTGACTGCACAAGTACTTTGAGTTCAGTCTAGCAGGCTTTTTATTACTCTTTACTAAACTGATGGATAGACCAAATTGTGGCTAGTCCTATATTTGATCTGAAAAACAAaccatcttttctatttttagtttaaatgaAATTTGTATCAAAGATTTCCAGTGCAGGATTTATAGTATTTGTAAGACTAATATTGTCCTGGGTTGGTTTTATAGGAGGACAAAGACACTGATTCCACCAAAGAACCTCTGGATGACCTCTTCCCCAATGACGATGACGACCCCGGTCAAGGAAGTAAGTTGGGAGTGGTGGTTAAATGGCAGCATGCAGACCGAGGTGGCGGGTCCTCTTGGGGTGTAATTGCCGTCATTAGCAGGCGGTGGCGTGCCTGCAGCCTGCCTCTCAGGAGCCCTTGCACACTCGGGCTGCCTCGT comes from Balaenoptera ricei isolate mBalRic1 chromosome 2, mBalRic1.hap2, whole genome shotgun sequence and encodes:
- the KLC1 gene encoding kinesin light chain 1 isoform X12, whose protein sequence is MYDNMSTMVYIKEDKLEKLTQDEIISKTKQVIQGLEALKNEHNSILQSLLETLKCLKKDDESNLVEEKSNMIRKSLEMLELGLSEAQVMMALSNHLNAVESEKQKLRAQVRRLCQENQWLRDELANTQQKLQKSEQSVAQLEEEKKHLEFMNQLKKYDDDISPSEDKDTDSTKEPLDDLFPNDDDDPGQGMQQQQSSAAAAAQQGGYEIPARLRTLHNLVIQYASQGRYEVAVPLCKQALEDLEKTSGHDHPDVATMLNILALVYRDQNKYKDAANLLNDALAIREKTLGKDHPAGRFKSCLFTGRHRWPQL
- the KLC1 gene encoding kinesin light chain 1 isoform X11, with protein sequence MYDNMSTMVYIKEDKLEKLTQDEIISKTKQVIQGLEALKNEHNSILQSLLETLKCLKKDDESNLVEEKSNMIRKSLEMLELGLSEAQVMMALSNHLNAVESEKQKLRAQVRRLCQENQWLRDELANTQQKLQKSEQSVAQLEEEKKHLEFMNQLKKYDDDISPSEDKDTDSTKEPLDDLFPNDDDDPGQGMQQQQSSAAAAAQQGGYEIPARLRTLHNLVIQYASQGRYEVAVPLCKQALEDLEKTSGHDHPDVATMLNILALVYRDQNKYKDAANLLNDALAIREKTLGKDHPAVAATLNNLAVLYGKRGKYKEAEPLCKRALEIREKMKINPFGCMLRKEKNAKESKRMGLLLESMVAGTKPAKLTVQLLQLL